The following coding sequences are from one Bradyrhizobium sp. 200 window:
- a CDS encoding M81 family metallopeptidase, with translation MWRRDQVTGRLQTAHVTLKVPIISPTVAQWTGASPRMHLMQRAPVWRAREVDAYINVFFGFPFDDVRIVGMTIQVPTNSNRELSASIARDVTDAAWGYWRRC, from the coding sequence GTGTGGCGTCGCGATCAGGTGACAGGGCGACTACAAACGGCCCATGTCACGCTGAAGGTGCCGATCATCTCCCCGACCGTGGCGCAATGGACCGGCGCATCGCCCCGGATGCACTTGATGCAGCGCGCTCCGGTCTGGCGAGCGCGCGAGGTCGACGCCTATATCAACGTGTTCTTCGGCTTTCCTTTTGACGACGTGCGAATTGTTGGAATGACGATCCAGGTGCCGACTAACAGCAATCGGGAACTCTCTGCCAGCATCGCGCGTGATGTAACCGATGCCGCATGGGGCTACTGGAGGCGCTGTTGA
- a CDS encoding FAD-binding oxidoreductase, producing MSGSRQKLLASDFTDRPYWWGDWQPHDASPTEVPPEVDVAIVGAGYAGLSCALELSRNAKSVVVLEANVPGIGASTLNGGQVTGGVNVGKPPSGGATSELWKRREAEMLAEAAEAYRLFERTLELHDIDCSYRRNGRITALWTSEHLDGWTQRIPLLNARTDAGAREMTPDEMRCELESDYYAGGIFVARAGHIDPAQYFRGLLRAVQSSGAVVCSHAPVTTIERRGAAFVVTSTRGTVYAREVVVATNGYTGALMPQLRRGVVPVTSHQIATEVLPDDLRTSLIPNDRAVVETRRVTNYYRLSPDRKRLLFGGRARFYPLDPRQSAAVLHAQMVSRFPQLTDVKVSHSWGGSVALTFDFLPHIGKLDGLHYALGCNGSGVTMMGYLGHKVARLIIEQKDVAASAFGAPLPTHPLYHGWPWFMPVIGSYYQARDVVDRAISRRRNASTFV from the coding sequence GTGAGTGGCAGCCGCCAAAAACTCCTCGCTTCCGACTTCACCGACAGGCCGTATTGGTGGGGTGATTGGCAGCCTCATGATGCTTCGCCAACCGAGGTGCCCCCGGAGGTGGACGTCGCCATAGTTGGCGCGGGTTACGCTGGCTTGTCGTGCGCGTTGGAATTGTCGCGCAACGCCAAGTCCGTTGTCGTTCTCGAAGCTAATGTGCCGGGCATCGGCGCCAGCACGCTCAACGGCGGTCAGGTCACCGGAGGTGTAAACGTGGGCAAGCCTCCGTCGGGAGGCGCCACGTCCGAACTTTGGAAGCGACGTGAAGCCGAAATGCTTGCCGAAGCGGCCGAAGCTTACCGGCTGTTCGAGCGCACCTTGGAACTTCACGATATCGACTGCTCCTACCGCCGGAACGGGCGGATCACCGCCCTCTGGACCTCGGAGCACCTCGACGGCTGGACCCAGCGCATCCCGCTGCTGAACGCAAGAACTGATGCTGGCGCGCGAGAGATGACGCCGGACGAAATGCGGTGTGAACTGGAGAGTGACTATTACGCCGGCGGCATTTTCGTCGCGCGTGCCGGTCATATCGATCCAGCGCAGTACTTCCGCGGTCTCTTGCGGGCCGTACAGTCCTCGGGTGCTGTGGTGTGCAGCCACGCACCGGTCACCACGATAGAACGTCGCGGCGCTGCATTCGTCGTGACAAGCACGCGCGGCACCGTCTATGCGCGCGAGGTGGTCGTCGCGACCAATGGCTACACCGGAGCACTGATGCCCCAGCTTCGCCGCGGCGTCGTGCCAGTCACCTCGCATCAGATCGCGACGGAAGTGCTGCCGGACGACCTGCGGACCTCCCTAATCCCCAACGATCGCGCGGTGGTCGAGACCCGTCGCGTGACCAATTACTACCGCTTGTCCCCAGACCGCAAACGGCTGTTGTTCGGCGGACGCGCACGCTTCTATCCTCTTGACCCGCGCCAGTCCGCCGCGGTGCTGCATGCGCAAATGGTCAGCCGCTTCCCGCAACTCACTGATGTGAAGGTCAGCCATAGCTGGGGCGGCAGTGTCGCATTGACGTTCGACTTCCTGCCGCACATCGGCAAGCTCGATGGTTTGCATTACGCGCTCGGCTGCAACGGCAGCGGCGTGACGATGATGGGCTATCTCGGCCACAAGGTGGCGCGCCTGATCATCGAACAGAAAGACGTAGCCGCGAGCGCATTTGGGGCGCCCTTGCCGACTCATCCCCTCTATCACGGCTGGCCGTGGTTCATGCCCGTTATCGGCAGCTACTACCAGGCCCGAGATGTGGTCGACAGGGCGATCTCGCGCCGTCGTAACGCATCCACGTTCGTGTAG
- a CDS encoding ABC transporter ATP-binding protein: protein MNARPEIVSAAIQQHSSAASSMSKRLLLDGVSKRFGTVTALRQMSLVVEPGALVALLGPSGCGKTTTLRIIAGFEFPDTGMVCIGREDISHLPPNKRGLGMVFQNYGLFPHLNVGENIAFGLRMSGIPKRERADHVKRMLDVIRLPGIADRRISQLSGGQQQRVALARADHEPLGTAARRAARRARQEPARGYAV from the coding sequence ATGAATGCTCGTCCGGAAATCGTCTCGGCCGCAATCCAGCAGCATTCATCGGCGGCTTCGTCGATGTCCAAGCGTCTTCTTCTGGATGGCGTCAGCAAGCGCTTCGGCACGGTGACCGCATTACGGCAAATGTCGCTCGTGGTGGAGCCCGGTGCATTGGTGGCGCTACTTGGACCCTCAGGCTGCGGCAAGACGACGACCTTGCGCATCATCGCCGGATTCGAATTCCCGGACACCGGAATGGTGTGCATTGGCCGAGAGGACATTTCTCACCTCCCGCCGAACAAGCGCGGCCTAGGCATGGTGTTCCAGAACTACGGCCTCTTTCCACACCTCAATGTTGGCGAAAACATCGCTTTCGGCTTGCGAATGTCAGGGATCCCCAAGCGCGAACGCGCCGATCACGTCAAACGCATGCTCGACGTGATCCGCCTTCCCGGAATTGCCGACCGTCGGATCTCGCAATTGTCTGGCGGGCAGCAACAACGGGTTGCACTCGCGCGCGCTGATCACGAACCCCTCGGTACTGCTGCTCGACGAGCCGCTCGGCGCGCTCGACAAGAACCTGCGCGAGGGTATGCAGTTTGA
- a CDS encoding Lrp/AsnC family transcriptional regulator has protein sequence MDADKIDMTILAELSTNARISQTELSNRMGLSSTAIAPRQRARGRGYITGYQAILALNRFGLNTTVLVRVTLDSQSDEALKLFETGIVKCPSVIRCFLMSGSDDYLFVVLARDIEDFEKIHRTELSCLPRVSRIQSNFALREIVNRAVPPAIFGRQGRYMRR, from the coding sequence ATGGACGCAGATAAAATCGACATGACAATCCTCGCCGAACTCAGCACCAATGCACGGATCAGTCAGACTGAACTCTCAAATCGAATGGGACTATCCAGCACTGCGATCGCGCCCCGGCAGCGCGCTAGAGGACGAGGATACATCACAGGGTATCAGGCTATCCTTGCCCTGAACCGATTCGGCCTCAACACGACCGTGCTCGTTAGAGTGACGCTGGACAGTCAAAGCGACGAGGCGCTGAAACTGTTCGAAACCGGCATCGTCAAATGCCCATCCGTGATCCGCTGCTTTCTGATGTCCGGAAGCGATGACTATCTCTTCGTCGTCCTGGCTCGCGATATCGAAGACTTCGAGAAAATCCACCGGACTGAACTCTCGTGCCTTCCGCGCGTTTCCCGCATCCAGTCAAATTTTGCCCTACGAGAGATCGTCAATCGCGCAGTACCCCCGGCCATCTTCGGAAGACAGGGGCGTTATATGCGGAGATAA
- a CDS encoding class I SAM-dependent methyltransferase — translation MRDPIQFWNDSDEFAKVARDPDSFFARRTALVAELVSDHISPGRMLDIGCGAGQLCFDLARRGFDVYGADLSSVQIEMAIKSARGLLDVPEQRFKVCTPHSLPFAGRFDLITAIGVLPYVEDHSAFVQRSLSLLKPAGMFVASCTNTLSLFTLVAVTRHVRSFRPDRAWFSVLANLVTTGLWSGTCVDFRTARQCGSAAALDRLFDQFGLTMVGELDLYNLDWGLFDRSPFERGRFGRILSRHLGWTHVGAYRLLNASGT, via the coding sequence ATGCGCGACCCCATCCAATTCTGGAATGATAGCGATGAATTCGCTAAGGTCGCTCGCGATCCGGATTCCTTTTTCGCTCGGCGAACTGCCCTGGTCGCGGAGCTCGTATCGGATCATATCTCGCCAGGGCGAATGCTTGATATCGGGTGCGGAGCAGGCCAGCTCTGCTTTGACCTTGCGAGGCGCGGATTTGACGTGTACGGAGCCGATCTGTCCTCAGTGCAAATCGAAATGGCAATCAAAAGCGCGCGCGGACTCCTCGATGTTCCGGAGCAACGGTTCAAGGTTTGCACACCTCACTCTTTGCCGTTTGCAGGACGCTTCGATCTCATTACCGCCATTGGCGTCTTGCCCTATGTAGAGGATCACTCTGCCTTCGTCCAGCGTTCGCTATCTTTACTGAAGCCGGCGGGCATGTTCGTTGCCTCGTGTACCAACACACTAAGTCTCTTTACATTAGTGGCGGTGACCCGCCACGTGCGGTCGTTTCGGCCGGACCGGGCCTGGTTTTCAGTGCTTGCAAATCTGGTAACAACAGGTTTGTGGTCGGGTACTTGCGTGGATTTTCGGACCGCACGTCAGTGCGGAAGCGCGGCTGCCCTGGACCGGTTGTTCGACCAGTTCGGATTAACTATGGTGGGAGAATTGGATCTGTACAACCTCGACTGGGGTTTGTTCGATCGATCGCCTTTTGAAAGGGGACGGTTCGGTCGGATCCTGTCCCGACATCTCGGGTGGACCCACGTTGGGGCTTATCGGCTACTGAACGCTAGTGGCACCTAA